In Oligoflexia bacterium, a single genomic region encodes these proteins:
- the accD gene encoding acetyl-CoA carboxylase, carboxyltransferase subunit beta: MSWLNKFKAPRISNQTKKREDVPEGLWEKCPSCQEILFAQDLAKNLMVCSNCQHHFKLSARQRIDCIVDPGSFDEVDHNLKPTDPLQFKDSKKYSDRIKAMAKSLPNENEAYIYGKAQIKGKDFILGSFVFEYMGGSMGSVVGEKLTRTYELALKEKKPVVVITASGGARMQEGILSLMQMAKCSAAIKKLKKAGIPYIVLLTHPTTGGVAASMAMLGDVHLAEPNALIGFAGPRVIEQTIKQTLPAGFQRSEFLLEHGMVDRIVHRKDLRTSLEFFISNLGYKLYVQKPNMKVVAQEK; this comes from the coding sequence AAATGCCCATCTTGTCAGGAAATTTTATTTGCCCAAGATCTGGCCAAAAATTTAATGGTATGCTCAAACTGCCAACACCATTTTAAATTATCAGCTAGGCAAAGAATAGATTGTATTGTTGATCCTGGTAGCTTTGATGAAGTTGATCATAACCTAAAGCCTACAGATCCATTACAGTTTAAAGACAGTAAAAAATACAGTGATAGAATTAAAGCCATGGCGAAAAGCCTTCCCAATGAAAATGAAGCGTATATTTATGGCAAAGCTCAAATTAAAGGTAAAGATTTTATCCTAGGATCTTTTGTTTTTGAGTATATGGGTGGAAGCATGGGATCTGTGGTGGGAGAAAAACTTACTCGCACCTATGAATTAGCCTTAAAAGAAAAAAAACCTGTCGTTGTGATTACGGCTTCTGGCGGGGCTAGGATGCAAGAGGGGATTTTATCGCTCATGCAAATGGCAAAATGTTCAGCCGCCATAAAAAAACTTAAAAAAGCTGGAATTCCGTACATTGTTTTACTCACCCATCCAACCACAGGTGGCGTAGCAGCATCGATGGCCATGTTGGGCGATGTCCATTTAGCAGAACCAAATGCCTTAATAGGTTTTGCTGGACCTAGGGTGATTGAGCAAACCATTAAACAAACTTTGCCTGCAGGGTTTCAACGCTCGGAGTTTTTATTGGAGCATGGTATGGTAGACAGGATTGTTCACCGTAAAGATTTAAGAACAAGCTTAGAATTTTTTATTTCTAATTTAGGCTACAAGCTCTATGTTCAAAAGCCAAATATGAAAGTTGTTGCTCAAGAGAAGTAA
- a CDS encoding TlyA family RNA methyltransferase produces the protein MKKTSARIRLDQLLVDQNLADSKSKAQAMIMAGEVYIGEEKQSKPGHKVAQDSPVQIKNIIPTYVSRGGLKLAGAIKDFSIQAKGLICLDVGASTGGFTDCLIQHGAQHVYCIDVGKNQLHYKLHQHPKISWRESLHVKDFLAEKTFSPVNLKHKVDLVVIDCSFIALEKVMPHIVDTLHAQSQVIALIKPQFQAQAKDLVKGVIKDQTLRQNLIVSCIDTIESSLPFRCTAKSDSHIKGPKGNQECFVLFEYQE, from the coding sequence GTGAAAAAAACATCTGCCCGCATACGTCTTGATCAACTCTTGGTTGATCAAAATTTAGCTGATTCTAAAAGCAAGGCTCAAGCCATGATTATGGCTGGAGAAGTTTATATTGGTGAAGAAAAACAAAGTAAGCCAGGACATAAAGTTGCACAAGATAGCCCTGTCCAAATTAAAAATATTATTCCTACTTATGTCAGCCGCGGAGGTCTTAAGTTGGCTGGAGCCATCAAAGATTTTAGTATTCAAGCCAAAGGTCTTATTTGTTTGGATGTGGGAGCATCCACCGGTGGTTTTACAGATTGTTTAATTCAACATGGTGCTCAACATGTATACTGCATTGATGTTGGAAAGAATCAGCTGCACTATAAACTGCACCAACATCCAAAAATATCCTGGCGTGAATCATTGCATGTTAAGGATTTTTTAGCAGAAAAAACTTTTTCCCCAGTTAATCTTAAACATAAGGTTGATTTAGTTGTGATTGATTGTTCGTTTATTGCTTTAGAAAAAGTCATGCCCCACATTGTTGATACCTTACATGCCCAAAGTCAAGTCATAGCCTTAATTAAACCGCAGTTCCAAGCACAAGCCAAAGATTTAGTAAAAGGTGTCATCAAAGACCAAACTTTAAGACAAAATTTAATTGTGTCTTGTATTGATACTATTGAAAGCAGTTTACCTTTTAGATGCACAGCCAAGAGTGATTCTCATATCAAAGGTCCCAAAGGTAACCAAGAATGTTTTGTCTTGTTTGAGTATCAAGAATAA
- the xseB gene encoding exodeoxyribonuclease VII small subunit, with protein MVEKKSKKMAFEVALEELETIVSQLESKDMPLEKSLALFEKGISLSKTCTQQISEAEDKVDQLLQQLQQNQEQDD; from the coding sequence ATGGTAGAAAAAAAATCTAAAAAAATGGCTTTTGAAGTTGCCTTAGAAGAACTTGAAACAATTGTCAGTCAACTTGAATCCAAAGACATGCCCCTAGAAAAATCTTTGGCATTGTTTGAAAAAGGCATCAGTTTATCAAAAACCTGCACCCAACAAATCAGTGAAGCGGAAGATAAAGTGGATCAATTGCTACAGCAACTGCAGCAAAATCAAGAACAAGATGATTAA
- a CDS encoding polyprenyl synthetase family protein, with the protein MIQEHLTQLLQLTKDQCDTYLKQYLKQQNNFSTRLQEACEYSLFAGGKRIRPALSFALAKDLGVENIDQITPIGAALECIHTYSLIHDDLPAMDDDSLRRGQATCHIAFDEATAILAGDALLNMAFEILSSSQWDLVPEKKIQIIAYISEKSGACGMVGGQMLDLLHENNPHLDQNTLEQIHMGKTAALINAALVAPAIVLNLDQKKQTLLSTVANQIGLAFQVADDILDVTQDSQTLGKNANSDLEQQKSTYVSILGLEQAQNVMHTLLQSVLSNIKALELKHNNLECLSKFIIERKS; encoded by the coding sequence ATGATACAGGAACACCTCACCCAGCTTCTACAACTGACAAAAGATCAGTGTGACACATACCTTAAACAATATCTTAAACAGCAAAATAACTTTTCAACACGTTTGCAGGAAGCTTGTGAATACAGTTTATTTGCCGGAGGTAAACGCATTAGACCCGCCTTAAGTTTTGCTTTGGCAAAAGACTTAGGTGTTGAAAATATTGACCAGATCACCCCCATTGGAGCAGCCTTAGAGTGCATTCATACTTATTCTCTAATTCATGATGATTTACCTGCCATGGATGATGACAGTTTACGTCGCGGTCAAGCTACCTGTCATATTGCTTTTGATGAAGCCACAGCTATTCTTGCCGGAGATGCCTTATTAAACATGGCTTTTGAAATTTTATCTTCTTCTCAATGGGATCTTGTTCCAGAGAAAAAAATTCAAATCATAGCTTATATCAGTGAAAAGTCTGGAGCTTGTGGCATGGTGGGGGGACAAATGCTGGATCTTCTCCATGAAAATAACCCTCATTTAGATCAAAATACCCTTGAGCAAATACACATGGGTAAAACTGCAGCGCTGATCAATGCTGCCTTAGTAGCTCCTGCCATTGTTTTAAATCTAGATCAAAAAAAACAAACACTCCTCAGCACCGTGGCTAACCAGATTGGTTTAGCCTTCCAAGTGGCTGATGATATTTTGGATGTCACCCAAGATTCACAAACCTTAGGCAAAAATGCCAACAGTGACCTTGAACAGCAAAAAAGTACCTATGTTTCAATACTAGGCCTTGAGCAAGCACAAAATGTTATGCATACTTTGCTTCAATCAGTTTTAAGCAATATTAAAGCTTTAGAGTTAAAACATAATAATCTAGAGTGTTTAAGCAAATTTATTATAGAGAGAAAATCCTAA